A window of the Streptomyces sp. NBC_00250 genome harbors these coding sequences:
- a CDS encoding tyrosine-protein phosphatase, with protein MPAIPAASVANLRDLGGLPLGAGRSVRPGLVLRSAQLDRLDPAEPVVAALGIRTVVDLRTESERGDRPDRLPDGARHLVADVLADHLAISGLPPAARLKALLSDPALAEEHLGGGQVRAAFARTYRTFVSGDSGRAAYRALLTELGAPDAGPLLFHCSAGKDRTGWAATVVLSLLGADEETVREEYLSVNTAVRQAFAPMIEGFTAQGGNPDLALDLIGVLPEYLAAGLDEVAVRHGSMESYVREGLGVPDEVTARIRERLTAGPAA; from the coding sequence ATGCCCGCCATCCCCGCCGCCTCCGTCGCCAACCTCCGCGACCTCGGCGGTCTGCCGCTCGGTGCCGGGCGTTCCGTCCGCCCCGGGCTCGTCCTGCGCTCGGCCCAGCTCGACCGGCTCGACCCGGCCGAACCCGTCGTGGCCGCCCTGGGCATCCGTACCGTCGTCGACCTCCGTACGGAGAGCGAGCGCGGCGACCGGCCCGACCGGCTTCCCGACGGTGCCCGCCACCTCGTCGCGGACGTGCTCGCCGACCATCTGGCCATCAGCGGGCTGCCGCCCGCCGCCCGTCTGAAGGCGCTGCTCTCCGACCCTGCGCTCGCCGAGGAACACCTCGGCGGAGGCCAGGTCCGGGCGGCCTTCGCCCGCACCTACCGGACCTTCGTCTCCGGCGACTCCGGCCGCGCCGCCTACCGCGCCCTGCTCACCGAGCTGGGAGCTCCGGACGCCGGGCCGCTGCTCTTCCACTGTTCGGCGGGCAAGGACCGGACGGGGTGGGCGGCGACGGTCGTGCTTTCGCTGCTCGGCGCGGACGAGGAGACCGTGCGGGAGGAGTACCTGTCGGTCAACACCGCTGTACGGCAGGCGTTCGCGCCGATGATCGAGGGGTTCACGGCCCAGGGCGGCAATCCCGACCTCGCGCTCGATCTGATCGGGGTCCTGCCGGAGTACCTGGCCGCGGGGCTCGACGAAGTGGCCGTCCGGCACGGGTCGATGGAGTCGTACGTACGGGAGGGACTCGGCGTCCCGGACGAGGTGACGGCGCGGATCCGCGAGCGGTTGACGGCCGGCCCGGCGGCCTGA